In one window of Agrobacterium larrymoorei DNA:
- a CDS encoding F0F1 ATP synthase subunit B encodes MFVTEALAQSAPASTETTTETPAVGQTAPEATHTETGVAHDAGHGSGVFPPFDQSTYASQLLWLAITFGLFYVLMKKIIVPRVGGILEDRHGRIAQDLDEASRLKSEADAAIETYEKELSAARAKAGSIASAARDAAKAKADADRAAIEAELSEKLSAAEARIASIKSQAFADVGTIAEEIATAIVDQLIGTKVKDTDAKAAVAAASDVKGA; translated from the coding sequence ATGTTCGTGACCGAGGCTCTTGCCCAGTCAGCACCGGCGTCAACTGAAACGACGACGGAAACACCCGCTGTCGGCCAGACGGCCCCGGAAGCCACGCATACGGAAACCGGAGTGGCGCATGACGCCGGTCATGGTTCCGGCGTATTCCCGCCGTTCGATCAGTCGACCTACGCATCCCAGCTTCTGTGGCTGGCTATCACGTTCGGCCTTTTCTACGTGCTCATGAAGAAAATCATCGTGCCGCGCGTTGGTGGCATCCTTGAGGATCGTCATGGCCGCATCGCACAGGATCTCGATGAGGCGTCCCGGCTGAAGTCCGAGGCTGATGCCGCTATCGAGACTTACGAAAAAGAACTTAGCGCAGCACGCGCAAAGGCTGGATCCATTGCATCTGCCGCCCGCGACGCTGCAAAGGCAAAGGCCGATGCGGACCGCGCCGCCATCGAAGCCGAACTGTCCGAAAAGCTGTCGGCTGCCGAAGCGCGCATCGCGTCGATCAAGAGCCAGGCTTTTGCCGATGTCGGCACCATCGCCGAAGAAATCGCGACCGCTATCGTCGATCAGCTGATCGGCACGAAGGTCAAGGACACCGATGCCAAGGCAGCCGTTGCCGCCGCATCCGACGTGAAGGGAGCTTGA
- a CDS encoding F0F1 ATP synthase subunit B → MAFDATFFALVGLVLFFVLIAYLKVPGMLAGSLDERAKNITEELAEAKRLREEAQHLLAEYQRKRKEAEAEAAGIIAAAEREAAALTAEAKVKTEEFVARRTALSEQKIKQAETDAIGAVRSAAVDIAIAASEKLLAEKTTAAAKTKLFKSAVGEVKARLN, encoded by the coding sequence ATGGCATTCGATGCAACATTTTTCGCTCTCGTAGGTCTTGTCCTCTTCTTCGTGCTGATTGCTTACCTCAAGGTTCCAGGCATGCTGGCTGGCTCGCTGGACGAGCGCGCCAAGAACATCACCGAGGAACTGGCCGAAGCCAAGCGCCTGCGTGAAGAAGCACAGCATCTGCTGGCCGAATATCAGCGCAAGCGCAAGGAAGCCGAAGCTGAAGCTGCAGGCATCATCGCTGCTGCAGAACGCGAAGCAGCGGCGCTGACGGCAGAAGCCAAGGTGAAGACGGAAGAATTCGTCGCTCGCCGCACGGCACTGTCGGAGCAGAAAATCAAACAGGCCGAAACCGACGCCATCGGTGCCGTTCGTTCTGCCGCCGTCGATATCGCAATCGCAGCTTCCGAGAAGCTGCTTGCCGAAAAGACGACCGCTGCCGCAAAGACGAAGCTGTTCAAGTCCGCAGTTGGCGAAGTCAAGGCTCGCCTGAACTGA
- a CDS encoding ribonuclease HII, translating to MKRRTASDSPSLFDLAPAAPDFSMELEARKRGLWPVAGTDEAGRGPLAGPVVAAAVILDPDNIPPGLDDSKKLTKAKREALFDLIIGSSFVSVASSGPVLIDRMNILRASLDAMRRAVLGLEVPPALVLADGRDQPPGISCEAKAVIKGDARSVSIAAASIIAKVTRDRMMERAGTIHTAYGFELHAGYGTPVHLRAIEAHGACSLHRMSFRPLRQDVA from the coding sequence ATGAAACGACGTACAGCATCCGATTCTCCTTCCCTGTTCGACCTTGCTCCGGCAGCACCGGATTTCAGCATGGAGCTTGAGGCACGCAAGCGCGGGCTCTGGCCCGTTGCAGGAACGGATGAAGCGGGGCGCGGCCCCTTGGCCGGTCCCGTCGTCGCAGCTGCTGTTATTCTCGACCCCGACAATATTCCGCCGGGGCTGGATGATTCCAAAAAGCTGACGAAGGCGAAGCGGGAGGCGCTGTTCGATCTCATCATCGGGAGCTCCTTCGTTTCCGTCGCCTCCTCCGGGCCGGTCCTCATCGACCGCATGAATATTCTGCGCGCCAGTCTCGATGCCATGCGCCGCGCTGTTCTGGGGCTTGAAGTCCCACCTGCCCTTGTTCTTGCCGATGGCCGCGACCAGCCACCCGGAATTTCCTGCGAAGCGAAAGCCGTCATCAAGGGAGACGCCCGCTCCGTCTCCATCGCAGCCGCCTCCATCATCGCAAAGGTCACGCGAGACCGCATGATGGAACGCGCCGGAACAATCCACACCGCCTATGGCTTCGAGCTCCACGCCGGATACGGAACCCCTGTCCACCTCCGCGCCATCGAAGCCCACGGTGCCTGCTCACTGCACCGCATGAGCTTTCGCCCACTCAGGCAGGATGTTGCGTAA
- a CDS encoding AtpZ/AtpI family protein: MSSNRNDSLDERRKRLAEGLAKVQAEDEAEERIERNAEESRKGFGLAMKLSSEFISAVIVGAMLGYLLDHFAGTSPWGMIILLLLGFCAGVLNVLRSAGVVAKPPLLEEGLGKDKGGKTGG; encoded by the coding sequence ATGAGCAGCAACCGTAACGATAGTCTGGACGAGCGCCGCAAGCGCCTTGCTGAGGGATTGGCAAAGGTACAGGCGGAGGACGAGGCGGAAGAGAGGATAGAGCGCAACGCCGAAGAAAGCCGTAAGGGCTTTGGGTTGGCGATGAAGCTTTCATCGGAGTTCATTTCCGCCGTCATCGTTGGCGCCATGCTGGGTTATCTTCTGGACCATTTTGCCGGCACGTCGCCGTGGGGGATGATCATTCTTCTGCTTCTCGGCTTCTGCGCGGGCGTGCTGAACGTTCTGCGGTCTGCGGGCGTGGTGGCCAAGCCGCCGCTGCTCGAAGAAGGGCTCGGAAAAGATAAGGGTGGGAAGACGGGCGGGTGA
- a CDS encoding F0F1 ATP synthase subunit C — MEAEAAKYIGAGLACLGMAGTSLALGRIFGDFLSGALRNPSAADSQFGRLVFGFAVTEALGIFSLLVALLLLFAV; from the coding sequence ATGGAAGCGGAAGCAGCAAAGTACATCGGCGCAGGTCTCGCATGCCTCGGCATGGCTGGTACGTCCCTCGCTCTCGGCCGTATCTTCGGCGATTTCTTGTCCGGCGCACTGCGCAACCCGTCTGCCGCTGACAGCCAGTTCGGCCGTCTGGTATTCGGCTTCGCCGTTACGGAAGCTCTGGGCATCTTCTCGCTGCTCGTTGCTCTCCTTCTCCTGTTCGCTGTTTAA
- a CDS encoding methyl-accepting chemotaxis protein, with the protein MKLSIGAVLAGLSGVMLLVAGVQGSFSVMSLSQIKGGIEVIVGERVPAFISLGAINADVGSVRNAQSAIVSATGAAQADFQRQLTQAKSDLGDNLKEYQTYLVDEADKTHLANFTSKWAAAESRWSQVETLVKASRMDEARALFVGDALGAYNDAKKALQDAVDDMESDVRGEGDATEATASSAITLNYASLAIALVIGFGAAVFGNMYLAKPLVRMTGVMRKLSSGDTAIDIPGRERKDEIGAMADAVEVFRRSAIENQRLESEAERNRQQAEAERLETQRRAEADAEERLRAATSGLAAGLRRLASGDLAFQLNDAFSPDFEPLRRDFNQSITQLGATLTEISHSIDAMNNGTREIAEGSVDLSRRTEQQAATLEETAAALDEITVNVANSTKRAQEARGAAGEATRAAKVSGDVVATAVDAMQRIEQSSGQISNIIVVIDEIAFQTNLLALNAGVEAARAGEAGKGFAVVAQEVRELAQRSAQAAKEIKELISKSSSEVESGVKLVQQTGDALKSISHHVEAMNDHMGAIASSAQEQATGLAEVNTAVNQMDQTTQQNAAMVEETTSATAALASESDKLRTLLQQFRLTEHGGQRDGYQMRLAG; encoded by the coding sequence ATGAAATTATCGATCGGTGCAGTTTTGGCCGGCCTGTCGGGCGTAATGCTGCTGGTTGCGGGTGTGCAGGGCAGTTTCTCCGTCATGTCGCTTTCTCAGATCAAAGGCGGCATCGAGGTCATTGTCGGAGAGCGTGTTCCCGCATTCATCAGTCTGGGCGCAATCAATGCCGACGTCGGTAGCGTGCGAAATGCGCAAAGCGCGATCGTGAGCGCCACCGGAGCCGCACAGGCCGATTTTCAACGTCAACTCACCCAGGCGAAGAGCGACCTCGGCGATAATTTGAAGGAATATCAGACCTACCTCGTCGATGAGGCGGACAAGACGCATCTCGCAAACTTCACCAGCAAATGGGCAGCAGCGGAAAGCCGTTGGTCGCAGGTCGAAACTCTTGTCAAGGCCAGCAGGATGGACGAGGCGAGGGCGCTTTTCGTTGGCGATGCACTCGGCGCTTATAATGATGCGAAGAAAGCACTTCAGGATGCCGTGGACGACATGGAATCCGACGTTCGCGGCGAAGGCGATGCGACAGAAGCGACGGCGTCTTCGGCGATCACGCTGAATTACGCATCGCTGGCAATCGCGCTCGTCATCGGTTTCGGCGCCGCAGTCTTCGGCAATATGTACCTGGCGAAGCCGTTGGTGCGGATGACCGGTGTTATGCGCAAGCTCTCCTCCGGCGATACGGCAATCGATATTCCAGGCCGCGAGCGCAAGGACGAAATCGGCGCGATGGCAGATGCCGTTGAGGTTTTCCGCCGCAGCGCGATTGAAAACCAGAGGCTCGAATCCGAGGCGGAACGAAATCGCCAGCAGGCGGAGGCGGAGCGGCTGGAAACCCAGCGTCGGGCTGAAGCGGATGCAGAAGAGCGGCTGCGCGCAGCGACATCCGGCCTTGCCGCGGGTCTGCGCCGTCTGGCATCCGGCGATCTTGCCTTCCAACTCAATGACGCCTTCTCGCCGGATTTCGAACCGCTGCGCCGTGACTTCAATCAGTCGATCACGCAACTTGGCGCAACGCTTACGGAAATCTCGCATTCCATCGACGCCATGAACAACGGTACGCGTGAAATCGCCGAAGGTTCGGTCGATCTTTCCCGCCGCACCGAACAACAGGCGGCAACGCTTGAGGAAACAGCTGCGGCTCTGGACGAAATCACCGTCAACGTGGCCAACTCCACCAAGCGCGCGCAGGAAGCCCGCGGCGCGGCAGGCGAAGCAACGCGCGCCGCCAAGGTGTCCGGCGATGTCGTCGCGACTGCGGTCGACGCGATGCAGCGCATCGAGCAGTCATCCGGCCAGATATCGAACATCATCGTCGTCATCGATGAAATTGCCTTCCAGACCAATCTCCTCGCCCTCAACGCGGGCGTGGAAGCGGCACGAGCTGGTGAAGCGGGCAAGGGCTTTGCCGTTGTGGCTCAGGAGGTGCGCGAACTCGCACAGCGCTCCGCACAGGCCGCAAAGGAGATCAAGGAACTGATCAGCAAGTCTTCCAGCGAAGTGGAAAGCGGAGTCAAGCTGGTGCAGCAAACCGGCGATGCCCTGAAATCCATCAGCCACCACGTCGAGGCGATGAACGATCACATGGGCGCAATCGCTTCCTCCGCACAGGAACAGGCCACCGGCCTTGCCGAAGTCAACACGGCAGTCAACCAGATGGACCAGACCACCCAACAAAACGCCGCCATGGTGGAAGAAACCACCTCCGCCACCGCCGCACTGGCCAGCGAAAGCGACAAGCTGCGCACGCTTCTCCAGCAGTTCAGGCTCACGGAGCATGGGGGCCAGCGAGACGGTTACCAGATGCGGCTTGCGGGTTAG
- a CDS encoding F0F1 ATP synthase subunit A, which yields MANDPTHQFLVQPIIPIEIGGVDFSFTNASLFMVATVAVASGFLYFATSNRGLIPTRMQSVAEMSYEFIASMLREGAGKKGMVFFPFVFSLFMFILTANLLGMFPYFFTVTSQIIVTFALSCLVIGTVVVYGFYKHGLHFLGIFAPSGVPKVLLPLVASIEVISFLSRPISLSVRLFANMLAGHITLKIFAGFVASMGALGALGVGGAILPLIMTVAVVGLEFLVAFLQAYVFAVLTCMYLNDAVHGGH from the coding sequence GTGGCAAACGATCCGACCCATCAGTTCTTGGTGCAGCCGATCATCCCGATCGAGATTGGCGGCGTCGATTTTTCGTTCACCAATGCTTCGCTTTTCATGGTTGCTACCGTCGCGGTCGCTTCGGGCTTCCTGTATTTCGCAACGTCGAACCGCGGTCTCATCCCGACCCGCATGCAGTCCGTTGCTGAAATGTCTTATGAATTCATTGCCTCGATGCTGCGCGAAGGCGCGGGCAAGAAGGGAATGGTCTTCTTCCCCTTCGTGTTCTCGCTGTTCATGTTCATTCTGACGGCAAACCTGCTCGGCATGTTCCCGTATTTCTTCACGGTCACCAGCCAGATCATCGTTACCTTCGCGCTGTCGTGCCTGGTTATCGGAACCGTCGTCGTCTACGGTTTCTACAAGCATGGTCTGCACTTCCTCGGCATTTTCGCTCCATCGGGCGTGCCCAAGGTGCTGCTGCCGCTGGTGGCGTCCATCGAAGTCATTTCTTTCCTTTCGCGTCCAATCAGCCTGTCTGTTCGTCTTTTCGCGAACATGCTGGCCGGTCACATCACGCTGAAGATTTTCGCAGGCTTCGTCGCCTCCATGGGTGCTCTGGGTGCCCTTGGTGTCGGTGGCGCAATCCTGCCGCTCATCATGACCGTCGCAGTCGTCGGTCTCGAATTTCTCGTCGCCTTCCTTCAGGCATATGTCTTCGCGGTACTGACTTGCATGTACCTGAACGACGCCGTGCATGGTGGTCACTGA
- a CDS encoding cell wall hydrolase, which translates to MSYEKWASPVVFGLAAWLAFPSLAARADLASLLAGLDAGGEQWRMVLTNSPAGSVHSASLAFNDATETAAISGAGMTLPDGRKVAFVTNKSGKETTPDSDRVNRAAKKGRVVATEIMQPPKAFTAGSVLQRTSMIDIEPLKRKDRTAFVKPKKNKDVELASFYFRRDEKKADKTVSPMLADLITNRTPDVLATAYAPAEPDFARESPFDAILKKPDTGRFIPPISPDDHAWAATPLPAETFSAAEQQCLASGIYFEARGESVKGQAAVAQVILNRVRNPAYPKTICGVVYQNKDWRNRCQFSFACDNIKDRVNSERHWKMAREVAMATTSGKIWLKEVGSATHYHAVYVRPAWGKSMKKVGRIGLHVFYRTYGGGWS; encoded by the coding sequence ATGTCTTATGAGAAGTGGGCCTCGCCTGTCGTCTTCGGCCTTGCCGCCTGGCTTGCCTTCCCATCGCTTGCAGCCCGCGCCGATCTGGCGTCTTTGCTGGCCGGTCTCGATGCCGGTGGCGAACAGTGGCGCATGGTGCTGACCAACTCTCCTGCCGGTTCGGTTCACAGCGCATCGCTCGCCTTCAATGACGCGACGGAAACCGCCGCCATCAGCGGCGCTGGTATGACGCTTCCCGATGGCCGAAAGGTTGCTTTCGTCACCAACAAGTCGGGCAAGGAAACCACGCCCGATAGCGACCGCGTCAACCGCGCGGCCAAAAAGGGCAGGGTGGTTGCCACCGAAATCATGCAGCCACCGAAAGCCTTCACGGCAGGCTCCGTCCTCCAGCGCACCAGCATGATCGATATCGAACCGCTGAAGCGCAAGGATCGCACCGCTTTCGTAAAGCCGAAGAAGAACAAGGATGTCGAACTGGCATCCTTCTATTTCCGTCGCGATGAGAAGAAGGCCGACAAAACCGTTTCCCCGATGCTGGCGGACCTGATTACCAACCGCACCCCGGATGTGCTGGCAACGGCCTATGCGCCTGCCGAGCCGGATTTCGCGCGCGAATCGCCTTTCGATGCAATTCTGAAAAAGCCGGATACGGGTCGTTTCATTCCACCGATTTCACCGGATGACCATGCCTGGGCGGCAACGCCTCTGCCTGCAGAGACGTTTTCCGCCGCTGAACAGCAATGCCTCGCATCCGGCATATATTTCGAAGCGCGTGGCGAATCGGTAAAGGGACAGGCAGCCGTCGCGCAGGTCATTCTCAACCGCGTTCGCAACCCCGCTTACCCCAAAACCATCTGCGGCGTGGTCTATCAGAACAAGGATTGGCGCAATCGCTGCCAGTTTTCCTTTGCCTGCGATAATATCAAGGACCGCGTAAACTCCGAGCGGCACTGGAAAATGGCCCGCGAAGTGGCCATGGCGACGACGTCAGGCAAGATCTGGCTCAAGGAAGTCGGTTCCGCCACGCATTACCACGCCGTCTATGTGCGTCCCGCATGGGGCAAGAGCATGAAGAAGGTCGGCAGAATCGGGTTGCATGTCTTCTACCGTACCTATGGTGGCGGCTGGAGCTGA
- a CDS encoding Mrp/NBP35 family ATP-binding protein, producing MAQADKTQIEKALDKVIYPGSEKSIVALGMVSEIFLSDSKAYFSITVPADQAHEMEPLRLAAEKATLDVPGVKAAMVALTANRKPGSASSPAPKAPSQPAAPQPRSKAGVPGIGAIIAVASGKGGVGKSTTAVNLALGLQTLGLRVGILDADIYGPSIPRLLKISGRPQQGEGRIIMPMENYGLKVMSMGFLVDEEAAMIWRGPMVQSALMQMLREVAWGELDVLVLDMPPGTGDAQLTIAQQVPLAGAVIVSTPQDLALIDARKGITMFRKVEVPLLGVVENMSYFIAPDTGNRYDIFGHGGARAEAERIGVPFLGEVPLTMSIREMSDAGTPVVVAEPEGPQALVYRDIAQKVWTEVGRGSSRSAPKIVFE from the coding sequence ATGGCGCAGGCAGACAAGACACAGATCGAAAAGGCTCTGGATAAGGTCATCTATCCCGGCAGCGAAAAGAGCATCGTTGCGCTGGGCATGGTGTCTGAAATTTTCCTCAGCGATTCGAAGGCCTATTTCTCGATTACCGTGCCAGCGGATCAGGCCCACGAGATGGAGCCTTTGAGGCTCGCCGCTGAAAAGGCGACACTCGACGTGCCGGGTGTGAAGGCCGCTATGGTCGCGCTCACGGCCAACCGCAAGCCGGGCAGCGCGTCCTCTCCCGCCCCGAAAGCACCCTCTCAGCCAGCCGCGCCGCAACCAAGATCGAAGGCCGGTGTTCCCGGCATCGGTGCCATCATAGCCGTCGCATCCGGCAAGGGTGGCGTTGGAAAATCCACCACCGCGGTCAATCTGGCTCTCGGTCTGCAAACGCTCGGCCTTCGCGTTGGGATTCTCGATGCAGATATTTACGGCCCTTCCATTCCAAGACTTTTGAAAATTTCCGGCCGTCCCCAGCAGGGGGAAGGGCGCATCATAATGCCCATGGAAAATTACGGCCTGAAGGTCATGTCCATGGGCTTTCTGGTGGATGAGGAGGCGGCGATGATCTGGCGCGGGCCGATGGTGCAGTCCGCCCTCATGCAGATGCTGCGGGAAGTGGCCTGGGGCGAACTCGACGTTCTGGTGCTGGATATGCCGCCCGGTACGGGCGACGCGCAGCTTACCATCGCCCAGCAGGTGCCGCTTGCCGGTGCCGTCATCGTCTCCACGCCACAGGATCTGGCGCTGATCGATGCGCGCAAGGGCATCACCATGTTCCGCAAGGTGGAAGTGCCTCTTCTCGGCGTCGTCGAGAATATGAGCTATTTCATCGCGCCGGATACCGGTAATCGCTACGATATTTTCGGCCATGGTGGAGCGCGGGCGGAGGCGGAGCGTATCGGCGTGCCTTTCCTCGGAGAAGTGCCACTCACCATGTCCATTCGTGAAATGTCCGATGCCGGAACGCCGGTCGTCGTGGCAGAGCCGGAAGGGCCGCAGGCGCTCGTTTACCGCGATATCGCACAAAAGGTGTGGACCGAGGTTGGCAGGGGCTCGAGCCGGTCTGCGCCAAAAATTGTATTTGAATAG
- a CDS encoding potassium transporter Kup: MLGSIGVVYGDIGTSPLYAFREALKPISHDGLTQAEVIGLISLMIWSLTIIVTIKYICFLLRADNDGEGGTLSLLALLMKTAGARRNVLIMLGLIGAALFLGDAMITPALSVLSAVEGLKLVTPQMDEFIIPISLGILVALFAIQSHGTGTVAKFFGPITAVWFIVMGLVGLLHISDDYSILYSFNPLHAVEFLLNEGFYGIVVLGAVFLTITGAEALYADLGHFGRKPIQWAWFVLVFPALTLNYLGQGALVLKDPAAMSNPFYLMFPQWALLPAVILATAATIIASQAVITGAFSMVRQAINLGYLPRMEILFTSETNTGQIYLPSVNTVLLFGVVALVLTFKSSDALATAYGISVTGAMVVTSLLFFQFARTHWKWSLSLCLLVILPFISLELIFLGANLLKIHDGGYVPVLLAIAFTVIMMTWQRGSRILFAKTRRTDVPLKAFVSSVEKESAHAPVRIPGTAIFLTGDPETAPAALLHNLKHNHVLHDKNVILTIRTEDTPRVHPDQRYTKTKISERFVVVELHFGFMETQNVTQALGYLRRTGYKFDIMSTSFYLGRRKLVPDPKSSMPGWQNRLFIAMAESAADPSEYFRLPANRVVELGSHVVI; encoded by the coding sequence ATGCTCGGCTCGATCGGGGTTGTATATGGCGATATCGGCACCAGCCCGCTCTATGCATTTCGCGAAGCCCTGAAGCCCATCTCGCATGACGGGCTGACGCAGGCCGAGGTCATCGGCCTCATCTCGCTGATGATCTGGTCGCTGACGATCATCGTCACCATCAAATACATCTGCTTCCTGCTGCGCGCAGATAACGATGGCGAAGGCGGCACGCTTTCGCTGCTGGCGCTGTTGATGAAGACCGCAGGCGCGCGACGCAATGTCCTCATCATGCTCGGTCTCATCGGTGCGGCCCTCTTCCTGGGCGACGCGATGATCACGCCAGCGCTTTCAGTGCTGTCCGCCGTGGAAGGCCTGAAGCTCGTGACGCCGCAGATGGATGAGTTCATCATTCCCATTTCGCTCGGTATTCTGGTCGCCCTGTTCGCCATCCAGTCCCATGGTACAGGAACGGTGGCGAAATTCTTCGGACCGATCACCGCTGTCTGGTTCATCGTCATGGGTCTGGTCGGCCTGCTGCATATTTCGGACGATTACAGCATTCTCTATTCCTTCAACCCGCTTCACGCCGTCGAGTTTCTGCTGAACGAAGGTTTCTACGGCATCGTGGTTCTTGGCGCGGTCTTCCTGACGATTACAGGCGCCGAGGCGCTTTATGCCGATCTGGGTCACTTCGGTCGCAAGCCCATTCAGTGGGCATGGTTCGTGCTGGTCTTTCCGGCGCTCACACTCAATTATCTCGGGCAGGGTGCTCTGGTTCTGAAAGACCCGGCGGCCATGTCCAACCCCTTTTACCTGATGTTCCCGCAATGGGCGCTTCTTCCAGCCGTCATTCTGGCAACCGCCGCCACCATCATCGCCAGCCAGGCGGTTATTACCGGCGCGTTCTCCATGGTGCGTCAGGCAATCAACCTCGGCTATCTGCCGCGGATGGAAATCCTCTTCACCTCGGAGACCAATACCGGACAAATCTACCTGCCATCGGTCAACACCGTGCTGCTCTTCGGCGTGGTCGCGCTCGTTCTCACCTTCAAGAGTTCCGACGCGCTTGCCACCGCTTACGGTATCTCGGTCACCGGCGCGATGGTTGTGACCAGCCTTCTCTTCTTCCAGTTTGCGCGCACGCATTGGAAATGGTCGCTGTCGCTCTGCCTGCTGGTCATCCTGCCGTTCATCTCGCTGGAACTGATCTTCCTCGGTGCAAACCTGCTGAAGATTCACGATGGCGGTTATGTGCCGGTCCTGCTCGCCATTGCCTTCACCGTCATTATGATGACATGGCAGCGCGGTTCGAGAATTCTCTTTGCCAAGACGCGCAGAACAGATGTGCCTTTGAAGGCTTTCGTGTCTTCGGTTGAGAAAGAAAGCGCGCATGCGCCGGTCCGCATTCCCGGCACTGCAATCTTCCTGACGGGTGATCCTGAAACCGCGCCCGCCGCACTGCTCCACAATCTCAAGCACAATCACGTCCTGCACGACAAGAACGTCATCCTGACGATCCGCACCGAGGATACGCCAAGGGTTCATCCCGACCAGCGTTACACCAAGACCAAGATCAGCGAACGCTTCGTGGTGGTGGAACTGCATTTCGGCTTCATGGAAACGCAGAACGTCACGCAGGCGCTCGGTTATCTGCGTCGCACGGGATACAAGTTCGACATCATGTCGACTTCCTTCTATCTTGGCCGCAGAAAGCTGGTGCCGGATCCCAAATCCAGCATGCCCGGCTGGCAGAACCGTCTGTTCATCGCGATGGCGGAAAGCGCTGCCGATCCTTCGGAATATTTCCGCCTGCCGGCAAACCGCGTGGTCGAGCTCGGTTCACACGTCGTCATCTGA
- the corA gene encoding magnesium/cobalt transporter CorA, which yields MIKAYRSNCEAISLSADCAFTQMSEDIVWIDLINPTRDEEKHVEAMLGTELPTREDLKDIEPSSRLYTEDNNVFMTASLVWKADSTDPQLTDVAFVLIGNRLVTIRYAEPKSFNLFIAAITRVPHDMRSGAALLLKLLETIVDRTAEILENTVVGIDKVATGIFGGEARSKRKAPRYLEEKIAEIASFHRLVSKVRDSLTSLARVQSFLQATGLVQQDKEAKEMGRSIARDIQSLSEHASYISGNLTFLLDASLGIINVEQNAIIKIFSIASVVFLPPTLVASVYGMNFAHMPELQWSLGYPLAIFVMLISAIIPFIVFRWKGWL from the coding sequence TTGATAAAAGCCTATCGCTCGAATTGCGAGGCGATCAGCCTGTCGGCGGACTGCGCGTTCACGCAGATGTCGGAAGACATTGTCTGGATCGATCTGATCAACCCCACCCGCGACGAGGAAAAGCATGTCGAAGCAATGCTCGGCACGGAGCTTCCCACGCGTGAGGACCTGAAAGACATTGAGCCTTCCAGCCGCCTCTATACGGAAGATAATAATGTCTTCATGACGGCATCTTTGGTCTGGAAAGCAGATTCGACCGATCCGCAACTGACCGACGTCGCTTTCGTCCTGATCGGCAACCGGCTTGTGACGATCCGCTATGCAGAGCCGAAATCCTTCAATCTCTTCATCGCCGCCATTACGCGTGTTCCTCATGATATGAGAAGCGGCGCGGCCCTTCTGCTGAAGCTGCTCGAAACCATCGTGGATCGCACGGCGGAAATTCTGGAAAATACGGTCGTCGGCATCGATAAGGTCGCGACCGGCATTTTCGGCGGGGAAGCGCGCAGCAAGCGCAAGGCGCCGCGCTATCTGGAAGAAAAGATCGCCGAGATCGCGTCCTTTCACCGCCTTGTTTCCAAGGTGCGCGATAGTCTGACGTCTCTTGCCCGTGTTCAGTCGTTTCTTCAGGCAACAGGCCTTGTCCAGCAGGATAAGGAGGCCAAGGAAATGGGCCGCTCCATTGCGCGCGATATCCAGTCGCTCTCCGAACACGCCTCTTATATTTCCGGCAACCTGACCTTTTTGCTGGATGCTTCGCTTGGCATCATCAATGTCGAGCAGAACGCGATCATCAAGATTTTCTCCATCGCATCGGTGGTATTCCTGCCGCCGACGCTGGTGGCTTCCGTTTACGGAATGAACTTCGCGCATATGCCGGAGTTACAATGGAGCCTTGGTTACCCGCTGGCAATTTTTGTCATGCTTATATCGGCAATCATTCCGTTTATCGTTTTTCGCTGGAAGGGCTGGCTCTAA